GTCGGCGCCGCCGTCGAGCGCCCGCAGCGCCTCCTGGTAGGCCGCGCTGTCGTGCGCGGCGACGGCGGCCTCGACCGAGTCGAACTCGATGACGACGGTCCGGGTCGCCCGACCGTTCTCGAAGGTCGCCTCGGGCACCCCCCGCACGAGGAACCGCCCACCCGCGGCGACGAGCGCCGGGCCGGCGAGCACGGCGTAGGCCGCGACCTTGTCGGGGTCGTGGACGTCCGTGTAGGTCGTGATCCAGTACGCGCTCATGCGCGCGACCCTACGACGTGGTGCCCGTCGCGCTCGGCGCGGGCGAGCGACTAGCGTTCGGCGTGTGAGTCTCCTGCGTCCCTCCGGCGAGCCCTCGGTCGCGATCAGGCAGCTCTCCCGGTGGCTGGAGGCCGACACCCCGGCCCCGCTGCTCATCGAGACGTCCGGGTCCACGGGGCGGCCCAAGGGCGTCGTGATCCCGCGCCGCGCGGTGCTGGCCAGCGTGGACGCGTCCGCGCGGCGGCTCGGCGCGACCGGGCGGTGGCTGCTCGCGCTCCCCTCGTCGTACGTCGCCGGGGTGCAGGTGATCGTCCGGTCCCTCGTCGCCGGCCACGAGCCGGCGGTCGTCGACGGCCTCGACGTCGCACGGGCGATCGAGGCCGGCCCCGCCGGCGTCCCCACCTTCGCCTCACTGGTCCCCACCCAGCTGCACCGCATCGTCGCCGACCCCGTGCAGGTCGCCGCGCTCGCCCGCTGTGAGGCCGTCCTCGTCGGCGGAGGCGGGCTCG
The sequence above is drawn from the Nocardioides sp. zg-1228 genome and encodes:
- a CDS encoding DUF1330 domain-containing protein, whose protein sequence is MSAYWITTYTDVHDPDKVAAYAVLAGPALVAAGGRFLVRGVPEATFENGRATRTVVIEFDSVEAAVAAHDSAAYQEALRALDGGADRDMRVVPGA